The following proteins are co-located in the Prionailurus viverrinus isolate Anna chromosome A1, UM_Priviv_1.0, whole genome shotgun sequence genome:
- the PTGER4 gene encoding prostaglandin E2 receptor EP4 subtype: protein MSTPGVNASASSTPDRPNSPVTIPAVMFIFGVVGNLVAIVVLCKSRKEQKETTFYTLVCGLAVTDLLGTLLVSPVTIATYMKGQWPGGEALCEYSTFILLFFGLSGLSIICAMSIERYLAINHAYFYSHYVDKRLAGLTLVAVYASNVLFCALPNMGLGSSRLQYPDTWCFIDWTTNVTAHAAFSYMYAGFSSFLILATVLCNVLVCGALLRMHRQFMRRTSLGTEQHHAAGPLAVPWAPCRGNPAAASPALPRLSDFRRRRSFRRIAGAEIQMVILLIATSLVVLICSIPLVVRVFINQLYQPRLVPEISKNPDLQAIRIAAVNPILDPWIYILLRKTVLSKAIEKIKCLFCRIGGSRRDRSGQHCSDSRRTSSAMSAHSRSFLSRELKEISSTSQTLLYMPDLSENGLGGRNLLPGVPGMGLAQIDTTSLRTLRISETSDSSQGQDSESVLLVDEVSGSSRSGPAPKGNSLQVTFPNETLNLSEKCI, encoded by the exons ATGTCCACCCCTGGGGTCAATGCGTCCGCCTCCTCTACCCCCGACCGTCCCAACAGCCCGGTGACCATCCCGGCGGTGATGTTCATCTTCGGGGTGGTGGGCAACCTGGTGGCCATTGTGGTGCTGTGCAAGTCGCGCAAGGAGCAGAAGGAGACGACCTTTTATACGTTGGTTTGCGGACTGGCCGTCACCGACCTGCTGGGCACGTTGCTGGTAAGCCCGGTGACCATCGCCACATACATGAAGGGCCAGTGGCCCGGAGGCGAAGCGCTCTGCGAGTACAGCACCTTCATCCTGCTCTTCTTCGGCCTGTCGGGCCTCAGCATCATCTGTGCCATGAGTATCGAGCGCTACCTGGCCATCAACCACGCCTACTTCTACAGCCACTACGTGGACAAGCGGCTGGCGGGCCTGACGCTTGTCGCGGTCTATGCGTCCAACGTGCTCTTCTGCGCGCTGCCCAACATGGGCCTGGGCAGCTCGCGGCTGCAGTACCCGGACACCTGGTGTTTCATCGACTGGACCACCAACGTGACGGCGCACGCCGCCTTCTCCTACATGTACGCGGGCTTCAGCTCCTTCCTCATTCTCGCCACGGTGCTCTGCAACGTGCTCGTGTGCGGCGCGCTGCTCCGCATGCACCGCCAGTTCATGCGCCGCACCTCGCTGGGCACCGAGCAGCACCACGCGGCGGGTCCCTTGGCCGTGCCCTGGGCCCCCTGCCGGGGCAAcccggccgccgcctcccccgccCTGCCGCGCCTCAGCGACTTTCGCCGCCGCCGGAGTTTCCGCCGCATCGCGGGTGCCGAGATCCAGATGGTCATCTTACTCATCGCCACCTCCCTGGTGGTGCTCATCTGCTCCATCCCTCTCGTG GTACGGGTGTTCATCAACCAGTTATATCAGCCACGTTTGGTGCCAGAAATCAGCAAAAACCCAGATTTGCAGGCCATCCGAATTGCTGCTGTGAACCCCATCCTGGACCCCTGGATATATATCCTTCTGCGGAAGACCGTGCTCAGCAAAGCAATCGAGAAGATTAAATGCCTCTTCTGCCGCATCGGCGGGTCCCGCAGAGACCGTTCCGGACAGCACTGCTCAGACAGCAGAAGGACATCTTCCGCCATGTCTGCTCATTCGCGCTCCTTCCTCTCGCGAGAGCTGAAGGAGATCAGCAGCACATCTCAGACCCTCCTTTACATGCCCGACCTCAGTGAAAACGGTCTCGGAGGCAGGAATCTGCTTCCGGGTGTACCCGGCATGGGCCTGGCCCAAATAGACACCACCTCACTGAGGACTTTGCGAATATCGGAGACTTCGGACTCCTCCCAGGGGCAGGATTCAGAGAGTGTTTTACTGGTGGACGAGGTCAGTGGGAGTAGCAGGTCTGGCCCTGCCCCAAAGGGGAACTCTCTGCAAGTCACATTTCCCAATGAAACGCTGAACTTAtcagaaaaatgtatatag